One segment of Fusarium falciforme chromosome 13, complete sequence DNA contains the following:
- a CDS encoding Amidohydro-rel domain-containing protein yields the protein MANTSDYQPSINTFIVEDIKIFDGHKFIVNGFVIVRDGLIADVGSGKPDKFIGQHILRISRPQHTLIPGLIDAHIHALAGNTDSVEQSLRFGVTTVCDMHNEVEDIMRLKQLVGEPQNKTKYSDYKYAGIGAIIEGGWPIPVMKKELESVPQGEKILNVIVSGWPKLNTSHDAKPFVQQQVNRHGASYIKMFHELGDTLGMKLPSPPIDVQNAVVKAAHEAGVIAVGHALSYTGAMDLLEAGVDGFTHIFLDEPPNDHFIKIMKSRNVHCNPTLSLCASQTAERQEWQQTFRRDPLAESMLIQKTPDKPLGLAKEERPRAGVQHAYETTRKLYRAGIPLIAGSDCAGQGFGVAYGLGVHIEMYLFAHEIGMSPEDVLKSATSTTAARFGFKDRGEISFGKKADLALVEGDIADVLSDPKNRCLPIVGVWRDGVLASVYERGYPEFVQIFDRDI from the exons ATGGCAAATACGAGCGATTACCAGCCGTCGATAAACACCTTCATCGTTGAAGATATCAAAATCTTTGACGGCCACAAGTTTATTGTCAATGGTTTCGTCATTGTCCGTGACGGACTTATCGCCGATGTTGGCAGCGGCAAGCCAGACAAATTTATCGGACAACATATCTTGAGGATCTCTCGACCACAGCATACGCTCATTCCGGGACTGATCGACGCCCACATTCATGCCCTTGCAGGTAATACCGACAGTGTTGAGCAGTCGCTGCGCTTTGGAGTTACAACTGTATGCGATATGCACAACGAAGTGGAAGATATCATGCGGCTGAAACAG TTGGTTGGTGAGCCCCAAAACAAGACAAAGTATTCCGATTACAAGTACGCTGGAATCGGAGCGATTATCGAAGGAGGATGGCCTATCCCTGTCATGAAGAAGGAACTCGAGTCGGTTCCTCAAGGCGAGAAAATACTAAATGTCATTGTCTCAGGCTGGCCCAAACTGAACACAAGCCATGATGCAAAGCCATTTGTGCAACAGCAGGTCAATCGGCATGGAGCATCATATATCAAGATGTTTCACGAGCTGGGAGATACTCTCGGCATGAAACTACCGTCGCCTCCCATAGATGTGCAAAATGCTGTGGTAAAGGCCGCCCACGAAGCGGGCGTCATTGCTGTTGGTCACGCCCTCAGCTACACTGGCGCCATGGATCTCCTCGAGGCTGGAGTCGACGGCTTCACGCATATTTTCCTCGACGAACCTCCCAACGACCACTTCATCAAGATTATGAAATCACGCAATGTTCACTGCAACCCGACGCTGAGCTTGTGTGCATCACAAACCGCTGAGCGACAGGAATGGCAGCAAACATTCAGAAGAGACCCCCTTGCTGAGAGTATGCTGATTCAGAAAACACCCGATAAGCCACTTGGGCTAGCCAAAGAAGAGCGCCCGAGAGCTGGTGTCCAGCATGCCTATGAAACCACGAGAAAGCTGTACCGGGCAGGTATCCCTTTGATAGCAGGGAGTGACTGTGCTGGTCAAGGGTTCGGTGTAGCATATGGTCTTGGCGTACATATTGAGATGTACCTTTTTGCCCATGAGATCGGCATGTCGCCCGAAGACGTCCTCAAATCTGCTACGTCTACTACAGCTGCTCGGTTTGGGTTCAAGGATAGAGGAGAAATTTCTTTTGGGAAGAAGGCAGATTTGGCGCTTGTCGAGGGTGACATTGCTGATGTACTATCCGATCCAAAGAACCGCTGTTTGCCAATCGTGGGTGTTTGGAGAGATGGTGTTCTGGCGTCTGTTTATGAGCGGGGTTATCCTGAGTTTGTGCAAATATTTGATAGGGATATCTGA
- a CDS encoding Fatty acid synthase subunit beta, with the protein MYGAGQGPQMGISTPRSSASLRPLTLSHGSLETSLLIPTNLHFQASQLKDKFVASLPEATDELAQDDEPSSVPDLVARYLGLIAHEVDEGEDDEQGSYEDVLKLVLNEFERNFLRGNEAHAIATSLPGIESKKLDFIRSYYTARAVCNRPIKPHASALFRAAKDGDAEIYTIFGGQGNIEEYFEELREIFKTYSSFVGDLITRSAELLQTLSENPKAEKMFPKGLDIMNWLLNKDSTPDVDYLISAPISFPLIGLVQLAHYEVTCKVLGVHPGMLRERITGSTGHSQGIVMAAATAAADSWESWQDISSSVLTMLFWIGTRSQQAFPITSMTPTMLRESSEHGEGAPTPMLSIRGLPQAEVQKHIDATNHYLPENRHISISLINSPRNLVVTGPPTSLYGLNAQLRKIKAPIGLDQSRIPFTERKVRFANRFLPVTAPFHSKYLGEATTMIDDDLKDISIDSSDLGIAVFDTNTGKDLREEVKGNIVPALVRLITRDPVNWEKATVFPGATHILDFGPGGDSGLGALTSRNKEGTGVRVILAGTVDGAMSDIGYKAELFDRDEENAVKYAIDWVEEFGPKLVTNKSGRIYLDTKMSRFLGLPPILVAGMTPTTVSWDFVTATMDAGYHIELSGGGYFNSLMMTDAITKIEKAIPAGRGISVNLIYVNPRAMAWQIPLIGKLRSEGVPIEGLTIGAGVPSMEVAQEYIETLGLKHISFKPGSVDAIQSVINIARANPHFPIMLQWTGGRGGGHHSFEDFHQPILQMYGRIRRQENIILVAGSGFGGADDTYPYITGEWAKKYGYPPMPFDGCLFGSRMMVAKEAHTSKDVKEAIVAAPGLEDSDWEQTYKGPAGGVLTVRSEMGEPMHKLATRGVRFWAEMDQKIFSLPKQKRVTELNRNKDYIIKKLNDDYQKVWFGRNKEGNAVDLADMTYAEVLRRLVELLYIGHQSRWIHHSYAFLVGDYIHRLEERLASTPGKASLLQSYSELNEPFEVTDRILTAYPEAETQILNAQDVQHFLILCRRPAQKPVNFIPILDENFEFYFKKDSLWQSEDLDAVVGQDVGRTCILQGPAAAKFSTQIDQPIQSILDSIHESHVEYLIRDLYNNNKAAIPYIEYFGGKLVDPEMPQDVEGLTVTYDNYKNTYRLSSSVAATLPKLDSWLSLVAGPNRNWRHALLMADVVAQGQKFQANAIRRIFAPSRGLFVEISYPNDPSKTTIVVREQHRHNQYIDAIEVKLVGKNKIQVNMIKETTALGKPAALPLEFTYHPEAGYSPIREVMEGRNDRIKEFYWKVWFGEEPLDLDADVTAKFDGGKTTITGEAVNDFVHAVGNHGEAFVDRPGKTVYAPMDFAIVIGWKALAKPLFPRTIDGDLLKLVHLSNQFRMIPGAEPLKKGDEVSTTAQINAVINQEAGKMVEVCGTLVRDGKPVMEITSQFLYRGTYTDYENTFQRKVETPIQVHLATTRDVAILRSKQWFSIDELPQNIDLLGQTLTFRLQSLVRYKNKTVFSSIETRGQVLLELPTKEIIQVGSVDYETGESHGNPVVDYLERNGQPIDQPINFENSIPLSGKSPLALRAPSSNENYARVSGDYNPIHVSRVFSSYANLPGTLTHGMYSSASVRSLIETWAAENNIGRVRSFHASLIGMVLPNDELEVKLQHTGMVSGRKIIKVEVRNKETEDKVLEGEAEVEQPVTAYVFTGQGSQEQGMGMELYASSPVAKEVWDRADKYLLDAYGFSITNIVKNNPKELTIHFGGPRGKAIRQNYMAMTFETVAADGSIKSEKIFKEIDETTTSYIYRSPTGLLSATQFTQPALTLMEKASFEDMKAKGLVPNNSTFAGHSLGEYSALAALAEVMPIESLVSVVFYRGLTMQVAVERDAAGRSNYSMCAVNPNHISKTFNEAALQFVVDNIAEETGWLLEIVNYNIANMQYVCAGDLRALDTLAGVANFIKVQKLAIEEVRDNIEEVKGHLREIIRGCAKKTLAKPTPLELERGFATIPLRGIDVPFHSTFLRSGVKPFRSFLLKKINKTSIDPSKLVGKYIPNVTAKPFALTKEYFEDVYKLTNSPKIGAIIANWDKYNQDEGATNGVESSDSSSGDYEASGRAA; encoded by the exons ATGTACGGCGCCGGTCAAGGCCCTCAGATGGGCATTTCCACCCCCAGATCCAGCGCTTCTCTTCGGCCGTTGACCCTCTCCCACGGCTCTCTCGAGACTTCTCTCCTCATTCCCACCAACCTCCATTTCCAAGCCTCTCAGTTAAAAGACAAGTTTGTCGCCAGTCTACCCGAAGCCACCGATGAGCTTGCCCAGGATGACGAGCCATCCTCCGTTCCCGACTTGGTCGCTAGATACCTCGGTCTCATCGCTCATGAGGTCGAtgagggcgaggatgatgaacaAGGCTCCTACGAGGATGTTCTGAAGCTCGTTCTGAACGAATTTGAGCGCAATTTCCTCCGTGGTAACGAGGCCCACGCCATTGCCACCAGCCTGCCCGGTATTGagtccaagaagctcgacTTCATCCGCAGCTACTACACCGCTCGTGCTGTGTGCAACCGACCGATCAAGCCTCACGCTTCAGCCCTTTTCCGAGCAGCTAAGGATGGTGACGCCGAAATCTACACAATTTTCGGCGGTCAGGGTAATATTGAGGAGTACTTTGAGGAGCTGCGAGAGATTTTCAAGACATACTCAAGCTTTGTCGGTGACCTCATCACCCGCTCAGCTGAGCTGCTACAGACTCTCTCAGAGAAccccaaggccgagaagatgTTCCCCAAGGGTCTTGATATCATGAACTGGCTTCTCAACAAGGACTCTACTCCTGACGTCGACTACCTAATTTCGGCACCCATAAGTTTCCCTCTTATTGGCCTTGTCCAGCTTGCCCACTACGAGGTGACATGTAAGGTCCTTGGCGTGCACCCTGGTATGCTGCGCGAAAGAATCACCGGTTCCACTGGTCACTCTCAAGGCATTGTCATGGCCGCCGCCACCGCCGCTGCGGACTCCTGGGAATCATGGCAAGATATTTCTAGCTCTGTCCTGACCATGCTGTTCTGGATCGGAACCCGAAGCCAGCAGGCGTTCCCCATCACCTCCATGACCCCTACTATGCTTCGCGAGTCTTCGGAGCACGGCGAGGGCGCTCCCACTCCCATGCTTAGCATTCGAGGCCTTCCTCAGGCTGAGGTTCAGAAGCACATCGATGCTACCAATCACTACCTTCCCGAGAACCGCCACATCAGCATCTCCCTCATCAACAGCCCCCGAAACCTAGTTGTGACAGGACCTCCCACTTCTCTCTACGGCCTCAACGCCCAGCTTCGCAAGATCAAAGCTCCCATTGGTCTGGACCAGAGCCGAATTCCTTTCACCGAGAGAAAGGTTCGCTTTGCCAACCGATTCCTGCCTGTCACTGCACCCTTCCATAGCAAGTATCTCGGAGAGGCTACTACCATGATTGACGACGATCTCAAGGACATCTCAATCGATTCCAGCGACCTTGGCATTGCCGTGTTCGACACCAACACTGGCAAGGATCTTCGAGAGGAAGTTAAGGGCAACATTGTCCCTGCCCTTGTCCGCTTGATCACTCGTGACCCTGTCAACTGGGAGAAGGCCACTGTCTTCCCGGGTGCCACTCACATTCTGGACTTCGGTCCTGGTGGTGATTCCGGTCTTGGTGCTCTGACTAGCCGAAACAAAGAGGGCACTGGCGTGCGTGTCATCTTGGCTGGTACTGTCGATGGTGCCATGAGCGACATCGGCTACAAGGCAGAGCTCTTTGACAGAGATGAGGAGAACGCTGTCAAGTATGCCATTGACTGGGTTGAGGAATTCGGGCCCAAGCTCGTGACGAACAAGAGCGGTCGAATATACTTGGACACCAAGATGAGTCGTTTCCTTGGTCTCCCTCCAATCCTTGTCGCTGGTATGACTCCTACCACTGTTTCGTGGGACTTCGTTACCGCTACTATGGATGCTGGGTACCACATTGAGCTTTCAGGTGGTGGTTACTTCAATAGTTTGATGATGACCGATGCAatcaccaagatcgagaagGCTATTCCCGCTGGTCGTGGTATTTCTGTCAACTTGATCTACGTTAACCCTCGTGCCATGGCTTGGCAGATTCCCCTAATCGGCAAGCTTCGATCCGAGGGCGTTCCCATTGAGGGTCTCACAATCGGTGCTGGTGTTCCCTCTATGGAGGTTGCCCAGGAGTATATCGAGACCCTGGGCCTTAAGCACATCAGTTTCAAGCCCGGCTCCGTCGATGCTATCCAGTCTGTTATCAACATCGCCAGGGCCAACCCCCACTTTCCCATTATGCTCCAGTGGACTGGTGGCCGCGGTGGTGGTCATCACTCTTTCGAGGATTTCCACCAGCCTATCCTTCAGATGTATGGCCGTATTCGACGGCAGGAGAACATCATCCTTGTTGCCGGTAGTGGTTTCGGTGGTGCGGATGACACCTATCCCTACATCACTGGTGAATGGGCCAAGAAGTATGGCTACCCTCCCATGCCTTTCGACGGTTGCTTGTTCGGTAGCCGCATGATGGTTGCCAAAGAGGCTCACACCAGTAAGGACGTGAAAGAGGCTATTGTTGCCGCCCCTGGCCTCGAGGACAGCGATTGGGAGCAAACCTATAAGGGACCTGCTGGTGGGGTTCTTACCGTTCGATCTGAGATGGGTGAGCCCATGCACAAACTCGCTACTCGTGGAGTCCGCTTCTGGGCCGAGATGGACCAGAAGATCTTCAGCCTACCCAAGCAAAAGAGGGTTACCGAACTCAACAGGAACAAGGACTATATCATTAAGAAGCTTAATGATGATTACCAGAAGGTCTGGTTCGGTCGCAACAAAGAGGGTAATGCTGTCGATCTGGCCGACATGACGTATGCTGAGGTTCTGCGACGTCTGGTCGAGCTCCTCTACATCGGGCACCAGTCCCGCTGGATCCACCACTCCTACGCCTTCCTCGTCGGTGACTACATTCATCGTCTCGAGGAGCGATTAGCTTCCACCCCTGGCAAGGCATCTCTCCTTCAGAGTTACTCCGAGCTCAACGAGCCTTTCGAGGTGACCGACCGTATCCTTACCGCTTATCCTGAGGCTGAGACCCAGATCTTGAATGCCCAGGACGTTCAGCACTTCCTGATCTTATGCAGGCGACCCGCTCAGAAGCCTGTCAACTTCATCCCTATCCTTGACGAAAACTTCGAGTTCTACTTTAAGAAGGACTCTCTCTGGCAGTCTGAGGATTTGGATGCTGTTGTTGGCCAAGACGTTGGCCGAACATGTATTCTCCAGGGTCCTGCCGCTGCCAAGTTCTCGACTCAGATTGATCAGCCCATCCAGTCTATTCTCGACAGTATCCATGAGTCTCACGTGGAATACCTGATTCGGGATCTATATAACAATAACAAGGCTGCCATCCCCTACATCGAGTACTTTGGTGGTAAGCTTGTTGACCCCGAGATGCCCCAAGACGTCGAGGGCTTGACTGTGACCTACGACAACTACAAGAACACCTACCGCCTGTCATCGTCTGTCGCTGCCACCCTCCCTAAGCTTGATTCTTGGCTGTCTCTGGTCGCTGGCCCCAACCGTAACTGGCGTCACGCTCTGCTTATGGCCGATGTTGTTGCCCAGGGCCAGAAGTTTCAGGCCAACGCTATCCGACGCATCTTTGCTCCTTCTCGTGGTCTGTTTGTTGAGATCTCTTACCCTAATGATCCTTCCAAGACCACCATCGTTGTTCGTGAGCAGCACCGCCACAACCAGTACATCGATGCCATCGAGGTTAAGCTCGTTGGTAAGAACAAGATCCAGGTCaacatgatcaaggagaCCACTGCTCTCGGCAAGCCTGCTGCTCTGCCTTTGGAGTTCACCTACCACCCGGAGGCTGGATACTCTCCTATCCGTGAGGTTATGGAGGGTCGCAACGACCGCATCAAGGAGTTTTACTGGAAGGTGTGGTTCGGCGAGGAgcccctcgacctcgacgctGATGTCACTGCTAAGTTCGATGGTGGTAAGACTACCATCACTGGCGAGGCCGTCAATGACTTCGTGCACGCTGTTGGCAACCACGGTGAGGCTTTTGTCGACCGACCTGGTAAGACTGTCTATGCTCCCATGGACTTTGCCATTGTTATTGGCTGGAAGGCCCTTGCCAAGCCTCTCTTCCCTCGCACCATTGATGGTGACCTTCTGAAGCTTGTCCATCTTTCCAACCAGTTCCGCATGATCCCTGGCGCAGAACCTCTCAAGAAGGGCGACGAGGTCTCCACTACTGCCCAGATCAACGCCGTCATCAACCAGGAGGCTGGCAAGATGGTTGAGGTCTGTGGTACACTCGTTCGTGATGGAAAGCCTGTCATGGAGATCACTTCTCAGTTCTTGTACCGTGGTACCTATACTGACTACGAGAACACCTTCCAGCGAAAGGTTGAAACTCCCATTCAGGTTCACCTCGCCACCACACGGGATGTTGCTATCCTTCGCTCCAAGCAGTGGTTCTCTATCGACGAGCTCCCTCAGAACATTGACCTGCTCGGTCAGACTCTGACTTTCCGGCTCCAGAGCTTGGTTCGCTACAAGAACAAGACTGTCTTCAGCAGTATCGAGACCCGGGGCCAGGTTCTGCTCGAGCTCCCCACTAAGGAGATCATCCAGGTTGGCAGCGTTGACTACGAGACTGGAGAGTCTCACGGCAACCCCGTTGTCGACTATCTTGAGCGCAATGGCCAGCCTATCGACCAGCCCATCAACTTCGAGAACTCCATCCCTCTCAGTGGCAAGTCTCCTCTCGCCCTTCGAGCCCCTTCCTCCAACGAGAACTACGCTCGCGTGTCTGGTGACTACAACCCCATCCACGTCTCTCGTGTATTCTCCAGCTATGCCAACCTCCCTGGCACCCTCACCCACGGCATGTACTCTAGTGCATCCGTACGAAGCCTGATCGAGACCTGGGCCGCTGAGAACAACATTGGCCGTGTCCGAAGCTTCCATGCCTCACTTATCGGCATGGTTTTGCCTAACGATGAGCTCGAGGTCAAGCTCCAGCACACTGGCATGGTTTCTGGTcgcaagatcatcaaggttgAGGTCCGCAACAAGGAGACCGAAGATAAGGTTCTCGAGGGTGAGGCTGAGGTCGAACAACCTGTGACTGCATATGTCTTCACTGGACAGGGCTCCCAGGAGCAAGGTATGGGTATGGAGTTGTATGCCAGCAGCCCCGTTGCCAAGGAGGTCTGGGACCGCGCTGACAAGTACCTCCTCGATGCTTACG GtttctccatcaccaacattgTCAAGAACAACCCCAAGGAGCTCACCATTCACTTTGGTGGACCTCGTGGCAAGGCTATCCGCCAGAACTACATGGCGATGACTTTCGAGACTGTCGCTGCAGATGGTAGCATTAAGTCTGAGAAAATCTTCAAGGAGATTGACGAGACCACTACCTCATACATCTACCGTTCCCCTACTGGCCTTCTCTCGGCCACTCAGTTCACCCAGCCTGCCCTTACCCTCatggagaaggccagcttcgaGGACATGAAGGCCAAGGGACTTGTGCCGAACAACAGCACCTTTGCTGGTCACTCGCTAGGCGAATACTCGGCCCTGGCTGCCCTTGCCGAGGTCATGCCCATTGAGAGCTTGGTGTCCGTTGTGTTCTACCGAGGTCTCACCATGCAGGTTGCCGTCGAGCGTGACGCCGCTGGCCGATCCAACTACTCAATGTGTGCTGTCAACCCCAACCACATCAGCAAGACCTTCAACGAGGCTGCTCTCCAGTTCGTCGTTGACAACATCGCTGAGGAGACTGGCTGGCTCCTTGAGATTGTCAACTACAACATTGCCAACATGCAGTACGTGTGCGCTGGTGACCTGCGTGCGCTCGACACTCTTGCCGGTGTGGCCAACTTCATCAAGGTCCAGAAGCTCGCCATTGAAGAGGTCAGGGACAACAttgaggaggtcaagggACACCTCCGCGAGATCATTCGTGGCTGTGCTAAGAAGACGCTTGCCAAGCCCACTCCTCTTGAGCTGGAGCGTGGCTTTGCTACAATCCCCCTCCGTGGTATCGATGTGCCCTTCCACTCGACCTTCCTTCGGTCTGGTGTCAAACCCTTCCGATCTTTCTtgctcaagaagatcaacaagaCATCTATCGATCCCTCCAAGCTGGTCGGAAAGTACATCCCCAACGTGACGGCCAAGCCGTTCGCACTGACCAAGGAGTACTTTGAGGATGTGTACAAGCTGACCAATTCGCCTAAGATTGGTGCTATTATAGCTAACTGGGACAAGTATAACCAGGACGAGGGCGCTACCAACGGTGTTGAGAGTAGCGACAGCTCCAGTGGCGACTACGAGGCCTCAGGCCGAGCTGCTTAA
- a CDS encoding Ferulic acid decarboxylase 1, whose product MVKCELSDLLVPANSEIILEGTFSLKDKALEGPFEDYIGMHFEGEAGNQPLFTVDAITYRDGAILPVSVPGRLTDESHTTASMASVQLLEALQQHDLPIKDAVAPLETLATWCILQVDSKKLAEMKTNPDELCTTIGNIAFNSKATMLINRILLIGDDVDIHDWADVIWAYTSRCRPGIDEYVFDEVMGLTLTPYRKYAMEYDGGRIFRSVDFRSSYPPELQENIEGRWTEMGFDAV is encoded by the exons ATGGTGAAATGCGAATTGAGTGATCTTCTCGTACCCGCAAATAGCGAGATCATCCTTGAAGGCACATTTtctctcaaggacaaggctcTCGAAGGCCCATTTGAGGATTACATTGGTATGCACTTTGAGGGTGAAGCTGGCAATCAACCCCTCTTCACCGTGGATGCTATCACCTATCGCGATGGTGCCATTCTGCCCGTTTCTGTGCCCGGCCGGCTGACAGACGAATCG CACACAACGGCTTCCATGGCGTCAGTCCAGTTATTGGAGGCGTTGCAACAACATGATCTTCCAATCAAAGACGCAGTCGCCCCCCTGGAGACCCTTGCAACTTGGTGCATACTACAGGTTGACAGTAAGAAGCTTgccgagatgaagacgaaCCCTGATGAACTCTGCACAACTATAGGCAACATAGCCTTCAATTCTAAGGCAACCATGCTAATTAATCGCATCTTATTGATCGGGGACGACGTGGACATACATGACTGGGCAGATGTCATATGGGCATACACGTCCCGTTGCCGACCAGGTATTGACGAATATGTGTTTGACGAGGTGATGGGTCTTACTCTCACTCCATATCGGAAATACG CTATGGAATACGATGGAGGAAGAATCTTTAGATCTGTGGATTTTCGATCTTCGTATCCGCCAGAGCTTCAGGAGAATATTGAAGGGAGGTGGACGGAAATGGGGTTTGATGCAGTTTAG
- a CDS encoding Amine oxidase, translating to MASLPYPFDPLSPEEIKVAVTIVKKAHGDVKFNVVSLEEPRKAEMTAWLANPDGAHRPRRVADVVVIGPTGKIFQGSVDLETPRISKWKQVDGAQPIITPEELAAVEHGCRKDAKVIEQCLLSGVAKGDMHKVYCDPWTIGYDERFGSGKRLQQALMYYRPDIDNCQYHYPLDFCPIWDPIKQEVIAIDIPKIRRPLVKSPPLDYHHLAIERQGGHRKDLKPINITQPQGVSFNMTGTGRELEWQNWKFHIGFNYREGIVFNNITFNDKGTIRPIFYRMSIAEMVVPYGNPEHPHQRKHAFDLGEYGAGYLTNSLALGCDCKGSIYYLDAYFSTQSGSVRKVKNAICIHEEDDGILFKHTDFRDDSTIITRGRKLVVQQVFTAANYEYAIAWTFHQDGTIQPDIRLTGILNTYVMYPGEDTNGWGTEVAKGVNAHNHQHLFCLRINPNLDGTKNSVHMVDAVPSSAPVGSPENFYGNAFYAKRTRLETTSQAMTDYDGSTSRTWDIVNENKLNPSSGKPVSYKLVSREVPGLLPKEGSLVWNRAAFARHAVHVTKYNDDQLWVAGDHVPQTSGEPSRGITEWIGDGTESIVDTDIVLWHTFGITHFPSPEDYPIMPREPITLLLRPRHFFSCNPVLDVPPSYSVTPSQVAAKGEGALDATDRISRLALGVSRL from the exons ATGGCTTCTCTCCCCTATCCCTTCGACCCTCTCTCCCCCGAAGAGATTAAGGTCGCTGTTACCATCGTGAAGAAGGCTCATGGAGACGTCAAGTTCAATGTCGTCTCCTTGGAAGAGCCTCGCAAGGCCGAGATGACGGCATGGCTCGCGAATCCCGATGGTGCTCACCGACCCAGGCGAGTTGCTGATGTGGTTGTCATTGGACCTACTGGAAAGATTTTCCAAGGCTCCGTTGACCTCGAGACACCGAGAATCAGCAAGTGGAAGCAGGTTGATGGAGCACAGCCTATC ATTACCCCAGAGGAGCTGGCCGCCGTCGAACATGGCTGTCGCAAAGACGCCAAAGTGATTGAACAATGTCTCCTCAGCGGCGTCGCTAAGGGAGACATGCACAAAGTGTATTGTGACCCGTGGACGATTGGTTACGACGAGCGCTTCGGCAGTGGCAAACGCCTGCAACAGGCCCTGATGTACTATCGGCCAGACATCGACAACTGCCAGTATCATTACCCTCTGGACTTTTGCCCTATTTGGGATCCGATTAAACAGGaagtcatcgccatcgacatTCCCAAGATCCGTCGCCCCTTGGTTAAATCCCCACCCCTCGACTATCACCATCTGGCCATCGAGCGTCAGGGAGGCCACAGGAAGGACCTGAAGCCAATCAACATCACCCAGCCCCAAGGCGTATCCTTCAACATGACTGGAACAGGCCGCGAGCTGGAGTGGCAGAATTGGAAGTTCCACATCGGCTTCAACTACAGGGAGGGCATTGTGTTCAACAACATCACCTTCAACGACAAGGGAACCATCCGCCCAATCTTCTACAGGATGTCAATCGCGGAAATGGTGGTGCCTTA CGGCAACCCAGAGCATCCTCACCAGCGCAAGCACGCTTTTGACCTTGGGGAATACGGCGCCGGGTATCTGACCAACAGCCTCGCTCTGGGCTGTGATTGCAAGGGCTCTATCTACTACCTGGATGCTTACTTCTCTACCCAATCTGGTAGCGTGCGTAAGGTCAAGAATGCTATCTGTAttcatgaagaagatgatggtatCCTCTTCAAGCATACTGACTTCCGAGATGACTCCACGATTATCACACGCGGGAGGAAGCTTGTAGTCCAGCAAGTTTTCACGGCAGCCAACTACGAATATGCTATCGCG TGGACTTTTCAT CAAGATGGAACGATCCAGCCTGACATCAGGTTGACCGGCATTCTCAACACATACGTCATGTATCCTGGGGAAGACACAAATGGATGGGGAACGGAAGTTGCCAAGG GGGTCAATGCCCACAACCACCAGCATCTCTTCTGCTTACGTATCAACCCTAACCTGGATGGAACCAAGAACTCCGTCCATATGGTTGACGCCGTGCCATCCAGCGCTCCTGTCGGGAGTCCTGAGAATTTCTATGGTAATGCTTTCTATGCTAAGCGCACGCGGCTTGAAACTACCTCTCAGGCGATGACGGATTACGATGGCTCGACGTCGAGAACGTGGGACATCGTCAATGAGAATAAGCTAAACCCAAGCAGTGGAAAGccagtatcttataagctggTAAGCCGAGAGGTGCCTGGGTTGCTGCCAAAGGAGGGCTCCCTTGTGTGGAATCGTGCCGCGTTTGCCAGACATGCCGTTCATGTGACTAAAT ACAACGATGACCAGCTATGGGTTGCTGGCGACCACGTACCCCAGACCTCAGGCGAGCCGTCGCGTGGAATCACCGAGTGGATTGGCGATGGTACCGAATCCATCGTCGATACTGACATTGTGCTTTGGCACACGTTCGGTATCACCCACTTCCCTTCGCCTGAGGATTACCCTATCATGCCTAGGGAGCCTATCACCCTGCTATTGCGCCCTCGCCACTTCTTCTCTTGCAATCCTGTCCTGGATGTTCCGCCGTCGTACTCGGTCACACCGAGTCAGGTTGCAGCCAAAGGGGAGGGGGCTCTGGATGCCACGGATCGGATCAGTCGGTTGGCACTGGGCGTATCGAGGCTTTAA